ACCGATCAGGCCAGAATCCTGCGCCTGCCCGGCACCTGGAACAACAAAAACCCAGACCGACCCCTCCCGGTGGAAGTCTGGTACACCGACCCAGGTGCCTTCGTTGAAGACCGTGATCTGGAAAAACACGCTGTCAGGCAGGTGTACACCCGCCCTGCAGGTGACAGCATCCGCAACACCGGCACCATCAGCGACCTCGACCTGAAGGTCATCGGGCAGGCCTGGACCGACCTGAAAACCCAGAAGCACCAGTCTGGCTACGGCAGACACCAATTGTCTCTGTTCTTCTGCGGATGGCTCAAGCAGAACGGGTACTCAGAGGGCGATGCCTACGAGCTGGTCCGCAAGCTGGCCACCGAAGCAGGCGATGAAGAGCTGGCAGGCCGACTCAAGAACGTCCGCACCACCTACCGCACTGAGGGGAACACCAAAGGCTGGGAAGGGCTCACCAAAGACCTCGGGCTTGAACTGTCAGGGATTCCTCTGGCCAGCAAAAACAGTGCCACCATCACCAAAGGCAAAACCCCCAAACCCGCTGGCCGGGACACCGAAAAACTGACCCTGCTGGATTACGCCAACTGCTTCCTTGAATGGAACATGTACCAGGGGGAATCCTACGCCTACTACGAACCCTGGGGCCTGTGGTTCCGTTACGAGCACGGCGTGTACCACCAGCTGCACGAAGACAGCATGACCCGCATGCTCGACATGGTGCTGCAAGACCACGGGCACGTGGACCTCAGTGGGCGGAAACTCAAGGACATCCTGCAGAAGATCCGGCACACACAGGGGGTTTTCAGAACCACCATCGACCAGGGACCGTTCGAGCTGAACTGCAAGAACGGCATTCTCGACCTGCAAACCCTCACCCTGAGAGAGCACACCCCGGAGTACTTCTCAATCGTGCAGACCCCTGTGGAATTCAACCCGAGTGTCGGCTGCCCCGCGTGGGGCCAGTTCCTCAGAGAGGCCGTCCCGAATGAAGAGCACCGCAGTGTGCTGCAACAGTACTTCGGGTACTGCCTGACCGATGACACCCGTGCACAGAAATCCCTCTGGCTGATCGGAGAGGGCGGCACCGGCAAAGGCACAGCAGCGCACGTCCTGACCGCCCTGCTGGGAGGGGACGCCAAGTATTCCCTGGCAGGGGCCAGCCCCATCGAAGCGATTCAGGACGGCACCCCTCACCTTGAGGGCCTCGTGGGAAAACGCCTGTGCGTGATCAGCGAGATCCCCAAGCACGTCAACTGGGCCAGTTTCAAACGGGTCACCGGTGAGGACACCGTCAAGATCAACCCGAAATACCGGGACGCCTACAACATCCAGCTCAACCTCAAGATCATGGTGCTCTCAAACGTCCTGCCCCACCTCGGAGAGGATGCCACCAACACCAGTGTTGTGCGCCGCCTCCTTCCTGTGCCCTTCGACATCAAAGCCCAGCAGGCCAACCCGAAACTGCGCGAGGAGCTCACCTCCCCTGGCGAGCTCAGCGGCATCCTCAACTGGGCCATCCGAGGGCTGCACCTCCTGCAGGAAAAAAACTATGTGTTCCCAGACCTGATGGGCCAGCACCTCATGCAGGAACTCATCGAGCAATCCAATCCCCTCATCACATTCCTTGAGGAATCCTGCACCCCAGGCGGCAGCATTGGCAGCACCGAAATCTACAAAGCGTACTGCGCATGGGCTGACAGCAACCGCATCCGCTCAGTCAGTTCAAAGCGCTTTGCCACCGACCTGACCGCTGCCGCCAGGCACCACAACTGGCAGATCTCCAAAGAACACACCAAGTATGGCCGTCAGTGGAACGGTCTCAGCTTGAAAGGAACGGTGAGTTTCATATGACCGGTGAAGCATTGGTGAAGCATGGTGAAGCATTGGGTGAAGCATTGAATGCCGTCCCAGACAACAAGGTGAAGCATGTGAAGGGTCAAAGTCAAAACTTCGCAGTACAGATTTTTTTCTACGGTAAAACCCAGATCAAAATTCACACAAATACACCAGTACAGAAAGGTTTGCCTCTCAATGCTTCACATGCTTCACCACCTCGTGCAGGAGCGGGTTTAAAGCTTCACCTGACCCTTCACCGAAGCTTCACCATGCTTCACCAGCAGGGAGCAGCTCATGCTTAAGCCTGTCGGAAAACCCACAGCCCCACCACCAGCCCCACTCGCGCCCAAAAAGAAACCCTACGAGCTCATCAACGAGATGGCAGATCGACTCGCAGAAGCCCTGGCCAAGCACGGCGAGATCTTCAGCGCCTACAACCTGTCCCACCAGAACAAAATTGTTTGGCTGGCTGGAAGTGTTGCTGTCTTTAGCACCTGGGTCGAAGGCAACCTCTGGACGTGGAAGGCCCCAGCAGGGTACAACACCCGCCTCACTCGGGCAGCAGCATGGATTCAAGGGCAGGAGGAAGGGCAGCTGCGGCAAGTGCGCGACCAGGTCATCAAGGTCCTCGATGACACATGGCCAGCCTTCTTCCAGATCTGCTCAAAGCCAGAAGCAGAAGCAGACGGTCAGATGCTGTTCGCCCGACTCCCCACCCTCTGGGTGCCCGATGAGGAGTTCGGACCCGTCCACTCGGGACCCGTCCCAGTGCTGCCCATCTGGGAAGACACACCCTGCGGGAGAACCGCAGAGCAGTGGGACGTGTACGCCGGACTGCTCTGTTACCTAAACATCAAGCTTGGCTTTGACGTGCTGGACATGAGTCCATCAGACCTGCCCTTCTAACCGTCCGGTGAGTTTCGTTGACAGAAAGGACATCATACGTATGACGAACACACAGAAACCCAAAGGCAAATGGACGCCCGAAGTGATTCAACACATGCTGGACAGGCTTTCCCCTCTGCCCTGGAGCCTCAGGGAAGACGGGCAGATTGAACCCCGCAAGGGCACCTGGATGCCCATGGTGGCCAGCGCCAGACGGCAGAGCGATGGTGAGTTCATCATTTGCGCCCCTGAGATTATCACCCAGCTCTTGCAGGAGCGGCAGGAGCTGAGAGCTGCCCTGCTGGAAGTCAGCAACAAACTCGACCAGGCGCATGAGCTCCTGACCGATGGCTACCCGGAACCCGCAGACCGCAGAATCCTGCAGGCGCTGGCCCTCATTGGGACTGCCCTGAGGGGAGGTGAGCAGGTATGAACCAGAACCTGAGCATTTTGCACCTCAGAGGGTACAGCAGAACAGAACGCGCAGAGATTGCCCAGTACCGAATCCTCTCGGGCTGCACCGTGGAACCCCCGACCCTCGGGGAAATCCTGCACACCGTGCGAGGCAATCGGCAGGTGAACGAGGATTACCGGAACATCATTCACACCCTTGCTGCGAATGGCCTGGTGTCCGTGGAGCAGGTGCGCCGCGTGGGGTTCGTGTACGCCTACCAGTACAGCTTGACCCCTGTGGGTGAGGCCCAGTTGGATCGGTGGTTTGTGCAGTACGGTCCCCTCAGCGAGATTCAGGCCAGGAGGGCGCAATGAGCCGCTTCCGTTTTTATGAACTTCGGGTGGGCATCGCCATGCTGCTGCTGGCAGGACTGGTCTGGTGGTTCGCATGACCGTTACAAGTGGGTTGCAATCCTCAACGATAAAAATTCTTACCGTACAAAAAGCCTCGAAACGAGGCATCAAGCAAATGCTCGGGCGTGGTGTCACAGGTCAGGAACTCATGGCCAGAGGCCTCCCCAGAAAGCTGGTGTATGAGGCCAGACGGGAGCTCATCGAGGTTCATGGCCTCATGGCGTCCTGTGAACTGGCAGACATCCTCGGGCTGAGCACGGACACCCTGCTGACCCTCGTGCAGGCCAGGGGCATGGGCAAGGTTCTCGGTCGGCAAACGTACCTCACCCTGCAGGAGTGTGACGTGCTGGTGGACCTGTACACCATCCCGGAAGGGTATGTGCACATCAAAACCCTGGGCTGGTCTGCGTACCGGTTCTTTGCCCGTCTGGAGCACAGGCAGCACCGGAAGTGGTGCCTGAACGGCCGGGGTGCTGCAGCGTGGTACATCAGTCCTGCTGGGCAACTGGCCTATCAGAACCGCAGAACGATTCGGAGGACCAGGTGATGACCCTTCTCGCACTGAACACTTCCCCGAGGGGTCACGTGCAACGTGGTCAAATCTGGCAGAAGTCCAACCAGCAGCACCGCCAGTTCCTCCTCTCTCGTGACCGTCAGAGGTTCCTGAGCATCACAGAGCGCGTGGTGGCATGGTGCCTCAGCACCTACCCAGAAGTCACCCTGTGGCGCTGGCACCTGCTGGTGCACCTGTACCTCGGACTGGTCTCCAACCTGACCAGCCTCAGCAAACGCATGTGGCATGTGGCAGGAGGCCAGCACTGGACCTTTGGGGAACGCACAGAGTACGGGGCGCACATCCAGGCGCTCGGAGAGGGGTGGTAGGGATGAGGAAGAAAAAGAACACCGCTCATGTGGTGCACAACATCATCACCGGCAACATGGAATGCAAACACTGTGGTGCCAGCCAGCCCTTGAAGTTGCCTGCCGAGATCTCTGTGGTGGTCAAGAAACTGAAGGCCTTCACCACGCTGCACGAAGACTGCGAGGCACAGTCATGACTTTCGAGCACTGGTATTGCAACAGAATTTCACGCCTCACACTGCTTCCCAATGAGGAAGGTGGATTCACCATCCATGTGGAAGAGTTTGTGGTGGTGGATGGTCAGGAGGTTCGCTCTCAGGCCAAACAGAGCTTCACGAAAGAGCAGTGGGCGAAGTTCAAAACCTTCGTGATGGTGGGCACATGACCCTGGACCTTCCTGCCCTCATCGAGAAGGCCCGAGATCCCAACCTGAAGGTTCGGGTCATGGCCCTCAAGCAACTGCGTTCCCTCCAGCAGCAAGGGGTGGTTCTTCCACCCTCTGCTGTGACCCTGCTGGACCAGTGGGACAGAGAACAG
This DNA window, taken from Deinococcus cellulosilyticus NBRC 106333 = KACC 11606, encodes the following:
- a CDS encoding DNA primase family protein — protein: MLAERGFIELRLLGEKGSGMLDRLWMEWPSHPSDAPKIPEKWQKHNAYWGVALRTPEGQALNSGTKQYTHPTHLVICDVDLSGSRYLDGEANPHLMPPEVLREASQRAMADTLDILEEHNLPPRAIVYSGHGIQVYLCRRARSTFEDTEAYNHGLCNLLEGDHNSTDQARILRLPGTWNNKNPDRPLPVEVWYTDPGAFVEDRDLEKHAVRQVYTRPAGDSIRNTGTISDLDLKVIGQAWTDLKTQKHQSGYGRHQLSLFFCGWLKQNGYSEGDAYELVRKLATEAGDEELAGRLKNVRTTYRTEGNTKGWEGLTKDLGLELSGIPLASKNSATITKGKTPKPAGRDTEKLTLLDYANCFLEWNMYQGESYAYYEPWGLWFRYEHGVYHQLHEDSMTRMLDMVLQDHGHVDLSGRKLKDILQKIRHTQGVFRTTIDQGPFELNCKNGILDLQTLTLREHTPEYFSIVQTPVEFNPSVGCPAWGQFLREAVPNEEHRSVLQQYFGYCLTDDTRAQKSLWLIGEGGTGKGTAAHVLTALLGGDAKYSLAGASPIEAIQDGTPHLEGLVGKRLCVISEIPKHVNWASFKRVTGEDTVKINPKYRDAYNIQLNLKIMVLSNVLPHLGEDATNTSVVRRLLPVPFDIKAQQANPKLREELTSPGELSGILNWAIRGLHLLQEKNYVFPDLMGQHLMQELIEQSNPLITFLEESCTPGGSIGSTEIYKAYCAWADSNRIRSVSSKRFATDLTAAARHHNWQISKEHTKYGRQWNGLSLKGTVSFI